The following are from one region of the Campylobacter concisus genome:
- the glmU gene encoding bifunctional UDP-N-acetylglucosamine diphosphorylase/glucosamine-1-phosphate N-acetyltransferase GlmU: MNNNTSIIILAAGLGTRMKSKRPKVLFELCGEPMIIHILKQAYAITNDVSVVLHYEKELISQKIKEIFPQTKIFEQDHTNFPGTAGAIKSVNLSGEKVLVTCGDMPLVKSTDLMRLANAEADVVMSSFEAANPFGYGRVIIKNGKVEAIVEQKDASEAQLAIKSVNAGCYCFKREAIEQILPLISNQNAQKEYYLTDAIKIANEKGLKCVAVNVNEQNFMGINDKFQLSIAEKIMQDEIKQNLMKAGVLMRLPESIFIDSRAKFEGECVLEENVSILGECVITESIIKSSSVIESSVIKNSDIGPLAHIRPNSEISDTHIGNFVEVKKGVLNGVKAGHLSYLGDCEIESGTNIGCGTITCNYDGKAKYKIKIGKNVFVGSDTQLVAPVNIADNVIIAAGSTITKDVESGALAISRARQENKSGFFEKFFGKDDVKK, from the coding sequence TATTAAAGCAAGCTTATGCGATCACAAATGACGTTAGCGTCGTGCTTCATTACGAAAAAGAGTTAATTAGTCAAAAAATAAAAGAAATTTTCCCTCAAACTAAAATTTTTGAGCAAGATCACACAAATTTCCCAGGCACTGCTGGTGCGATAAAGAGCGTAAATTTAAGCGGCGAAAAGGTGCTTGTAACTTGTGGCGATATGCCTCTTGTAAAATCAACCGATCTTATGCGCCTAGCAAATGCCGAAGCAGACGTGGTTATGAGCTCATTTGAAGCGGCAAATCCTTTTGGATACGGCAGAGTCATCATAAAAAACGGCAAAGTTGAGGCCATCGTCGAGCAAAAAGATGCGAGCGAAGCGCAGCTTGCCATAAAAAGCGTAAATGCTGGCTGCTACTGCTTTAAACGTGAGGCGATAGAGCAAATTTTACCGCTCATAAGCAACCAAAACGCGCAAAAAGAGTACTATTTAACGGACGCCATAAAAATAGCAAATGAAAAGGGCTTAAAGTGCGTCGCAGTAAATGTTAATGAGCAAAATTTCATGGGCATAAATGATAAATTTCAGCTTAGCATTGCAGAAAAGATCATGCAAGATGAGATCAAGCAAAATTTGATGAAAGCTGGCGTTTTGATGCGCTTGCCTGAGAGCATTTTTATAGATAGCAGAGCTAAATTCGAAGGCGAATGCGTGCTAGAAGAAAACGTAAGTATCCTTGGCGAGTGCGTCATCACAGAGAGCATCATCAAAAGCTCATCGGTGATAGAAAGCAGCGTCATCAAAAACTCAGACATCGGTCCGCTAGCTCACATCAGACCAAATTCTGAAATTTCTGACACGCATATAGGAAATTTCGTCGAGGTTAAAAAAGGTGTTCTTAACGGCGTAAAAGCTGGACACTTAAGCTATCTTGGCGACTGTGAGATAGAAAGTGGCACAAATATCGGATGTGGCACGATCACATGCAACTACGATGGCAAAGCAAAATACAAAATCAAAATCGGCAAAAACGTCTTTGTTGGCTCAGATACGCAGCTAGTTGCCCCTGTAAATATCGCTGATAACGTCATCATCGCAGCAGGAAGCACCATCACAAAAGACGTTGAGAGTGGAGCGCTAGCGATTAGCAGAGCTCGACAAGAGAACAAAAGCGGCTTTTTTGAGAAATTCTTTGGCAAAGACGATGTTAAAAAATAA
- the coaBC gene encoding bifunctional phosphopantothenoylcysteine decarboxylase/phosphopantothenate--cysteine ligase CoaBC, with the protein MLKNKKILLSVCGSIAFYKAFEILSLLKKKGADVYVALSDGALDFCSVSSFEALSEHKILSSQTQNWQDGVNHIAYSKMDLVLIAPASVNTINKLTAGICDNIFMQTLIAASHVPLVVAPAANNNMIEHFATQNSLEILKKNGALVVEPVLKTLACGDVGKGGLASPEMIVEAVIKRLSKPLFVGKKVVITGGATTEKIDDVRAITNFSSGKMAMALARAFYYAGADVMLLASFEAKNEPFGILKFGSSSELLELCKSECESANLLVMCAAVSDFMPTKIDGKIKKEDVGEILSLSLKRNVDILQSLKEFSCKKIGFKLEISNESALKSARAMLEQKGLDAVCLNILGEKNGFASEQNEINFITKNNETLLPLAAKDEIARHIVKLATNL; encoded by the coding sequence ATGTTAAAAAATAAGAAAATTTTACTATCCGTTTGCGGTAGTATCGCCTTTTATAAGGCATTCGAAATTTTATCACTGCTTAAAAAGAAAGGCGCTGATGTTTACGTGGCTTTAAGTGACGGAGCACTTGATTTTTGTAGTGTAAGCAGTTTTGAAGCGCTAAGCGAGCATAAAATTTTAAGCTCGCAAACGCAAAACTGGCAAGATGGCGTAAATCACATAGCCTACTCTAAAATGGATCTAGTTCTCATCGCTCCAGCCTCGGTAAATACGATAAATAAGCTAACAGCTGGTATCTGCGACAATATCTTCATGCAAACGCTAATCGCCGCCTCACACGTGCCCCTAGTTGTCGCTCCAGCTGCAAATAACAATATGATCGAGCACTTCGCGACGCAAAACTCACTTGAAATTTTAAAGAAAAACGGTGCTTTAGTAGTAGAGCCGGTTTTAAAAACTCTAGCTTGTGGCGACGTTGGCAAGGGCGGTCTTGCCAGTCCTGAGATGATAGTAGAAGCTGTCATAAAAAGACTTAGCAAGCCTCTTTTTGTAGGCAAAAAAGTAGTAATCACTGGTGGCGCGACGACAGAAAAGATAGATGATGTTAGAGCCATTACAAATTTCTCAAGCGGTAAGATGGCGATGGCGCTTGCGAGGGCTTTTTACTACGCTGGCGCTGATGTTATGCTGCTTGCTAGCTTTGAAGCGAAAAACGAGCCATTTGGGATTTTGAAATTTGGCTCAAGTAGCGAGCTTTTAGAGCTTTGCAAGAGCGAGTGTGAGAGTGCAAATTTACTTGTGATGTGTGCTGCAGTAAGTGATTTTATGCCGACAAAAATTGATGGCAAGATAAAAAAAGAGGACGTTGGCGAAATTTTAAGCTTAAGTCTAAAGAGAAATGTCGATATTTTGCAAAGCTTAAAAGAGTTTAGCTGTAAAAAGATCGGTTTTAAGCTTGAAATCTCAAACGAAAGTGCTCTTAAAAGCGCTAGAGCAATGCTAGAGCAAAAGGGGCTTGACGCAGTTTGTCTAAATATATTGGGTGAGAAAAATGGCTTTGCAAGCGAGCAAAATGAGATAAATTTCATCACGAAAAATAATGAAACTTTACTACCGCTTGCCGCAAAAGACGAGATCGCAAGACATATCGTGAAACTAGCAACAAATTTATGA
- the uppS gene encoding polyprenyl diphosphate synthase: MNELNHIAIIMDGNGRWAKKRGFLRTNGHEAGANVVSDMCEFCIDNGVKILSLYAFSTENWKRPQKEVEFLMNLLKKFLILKRADFIKNDIKFNTIGDISPFSDELKNEIEITKNATKENKNLLLNLAINYGSKDEIIRAVRKLNLKGTEINEASLNAALDESEPVDLLIRTGGESRLSNFMLWQASYAELFFTPTLWPDFSKDELTSIVSKFKNIERRFGGV, translated from the coding sequence TTGAATGAATTAAACCACATTGCTATTATCATGGATGGAAATGGACGCTGGGCTAAAAAACGTGGATTTTTGCGGACAAATGGGCACGAAGCTGGAGCAAATGTAGTAAGCGATATGTGCGAATTTTGTATCGATAATGGCGTGAAAATTTTAAGCCTTTACGCGTTTAGTACTGAAAACTGGAAAAGGCCGCAAAAAGAGGTCGAGTTTTTGATGAATTTACTTAAGAAATTTCTCATTTTAAAACGTGCTGATTTTATAAAAAATGATATCAAATTTAATACGATCGGCGATATTTCGCCATTTAGTGACGAGCTAAAAAATGAGATAGAAATCACCAAAAACGCTACAAAAGAGAATAAAAATTTATTATTAAATTTAGCTATAAACTACGGCTCAAAAGACGAGATTATTAGAGCTGTGAGAAAGCTAAATTTAAAAGGTACAGAGATAAACGAAGCAAGCCTAAATGCAGCACTTGATGAGAGTGAGCCGGTGGATCTTCTCATTAGGACTGGTGGCGAGAGCAGGCTTTCAAATTTTATGCTTTGGCAAGCAAGCTACGCGGAGCTATTTTTTACGCCAACACTTTGGCCTGACTTTAGCAAGGATGAGCTTACAAGCATCGTTAGCAAATTTAAAAATATAGAGCGAAGATTTGGCGGAGTTTAG
- a CDS encoding prepilin peptidase, with protein sequence MDNLVIFFAVFAFVLGICVGSFSNVLIYRLPRNESINFPASHCPDCDHKLNFYHNIPIFSWLFLGGKCAFCKQKISPIYPVIELVSGILFLICFFKECGEILSVETLLYALFLGLCFIMLLALSVIDIRYKAVPDPLLFAALFFAFIYALMLFIFKGNFAQILNLFLFALIFWVLRFVVSFAIKKEAMGSADIFIAAIIGAILPVKLALVAIYLAALFTLPVYAVVQKKGYELAFVPFLSLGLLITYAFKEQILEILRFIYE encoded by the coding sequence ATGGATAATTTAGTCATCTTTTTTGCCGTTTTTGCTTTTGTTTTGGGTATTTGCGTGGGCTCATTTTCAAATGTGCTGATATATCGCTTGCCACGAAATGAGAGTATAAATTTTCCAGCTTCTCATTGCCCAGACTGTGATCATAAGCTAAATTTTTATCACAATATTCCAATTTTTTCGTGGCTATTTTTAGGTGGCAAATGTGCCTTTTGTAAGCAAAAAATAAGCCCCATCTATCCAGTGATCGAGCTAGTTTCTGGGATACTTTTTTTGATCTGTTTTTTTAAAGAGTGCGGCGAAATTTTAAGTGTAGAAACACTGCTTTACGCGCTATTTTTAGGGCTTTGCTTTATCATGCTACTAGCTCTTAGCGTCATAGATATAAGATATAAAGCTGTGCCAGATCCGCTTCTTTTTGCGGCGCTATTTTTCGCATTTATCTACGCTCTGATGCTTTTTATATTTAAAGGAAATTTTGCCCAGATTTTAAATTTATTCCTTTTTGCACTTATCTTTTGGGTGCTTAGATTTGTTGTAAGTTTTGCCATAAAAAAAGAAGCGATGGGTAGTGCAGATATCTTTATAGCAGCGATCATCGGAGCTATCTTGCCAGTCAAACTGGCTCTAGTGGCGATCTATCTTGCAGCACTTTTTACACTTCCAGTCTATGCGGTCGTTCAAAAAAAGGGCTATGAGCTGGCTTTTGTGCCGTTTTTAAGTCTTGGATTACTTATTACATACGCTTTTAAAGAGCAAATTTTAGAAATTTTAAGGTTTATTTATGAGTAG
- a CDS encoding LptF/LptG family permease, which produces MSRVNRYLLFNFLGTFASLFSTLFLIMSIVFFIQIARITSYIEISFGELFKLYSFMLPRVLLFVVPIAFFVSLAMTLFRLSKENESIIIFTLGGSPNKIAKFFLIFSAFLSTALLVIATIMIPIAAQLNANFIDYKKTVAKLNLKPTQFGQKFSDWMVYVGSEMQDNNGTTYKDIVMFNPYIKDSQRLITAKNAKITNTNQSIELSLLDGKMYDIKDEIYHQSNFKSMKIRTAQSEEISDIGSIKEYWAEANSSEKRRKDLSTYVLVALFPLASTLFAISFGIVTYRYEKGMVYVGTFGVLFGYFTLIMLFSSKPAFAIPLIFFVFLLAGILLFKAKIMRRY; this is translated from the coding sequence ATGAGTAGAGTGAATAGATATCTTTTGTTTAACTTCCTAGGGACTTTTGCATCGCTATTTAGTACGCTTTTTTTGATCATGTCGATCGTATTTTTCATCCAGATCGCACGCATCACTTCTTATATTGAGATCAGTTTTGGTGAGCTTTTTAAACTCTACTCATTTATGCTTCCACGTGTACTACTTTTTGTCGTGCCTATCGCATTTTTTGTATCACTTGCGATGACACTTTTTAGATTATCAAAAGAGAATGAAAGTATCATTATTTTTACGCTTGGTGGCTCACCAAATAAAATTGCTAAATTTTTCTTAATATTTTCAGCATTTTTAAGCACCGCTCTACTTGTAATTGCTACCATAATGATACCAATAGCCGCGCAGCTAAATGCAAATTTTATTGATTATAAAAAGACTGTTGCAAAGCTGAATTTAAAGCCAACTCAGTTTGGACAAAAATTTTCTGACTGGATGGTCTATGTGGGTAGTGAAATGCAAGATAATAATGGCACTACTTATAAAGATATCGTGATGTTTAATCCTTACATTAAAGACTCCCAACGCTTAATCACTGCAAAAAATGCAAAGATCACTAATACAAATCAAAGCATCGAACTCTCTTTATTAGATGGAAAAATGTATGACATAAAAGATGAAATTTATCACCAAAGTAACTTCAAATCTATGAAGATAAGGACTGCCCAAAGTGAAGAGATAAGCGATATAGGCAGTATAAAAGAGTACTGGGCGGAGGCAAATAGTAGTGAAAAAAGAAGAAAAGATCTTAGTACGTATGTACTTGTTGCACTATTTCCACTTGCCAGTACACTTTTTGCCATAAGCTTTGGCATCGTTACTTATAGATATGAAAAGGGCATGGTTTATGTTGGGACATTTGGCGTTTTATTTGGCTATTTTACGCTCATAATGCTATTTTCATCAAAACCAGCTTTTGCGATTCCGCTCATATTTTTTGTCTTTTTATTGGCAGGGATTTTGCTTTTTAAAGCTAAGATCATGCGAAGATACTAA
- the truA gene encoding tRNA pseudouridine(38-40) synthase TruA produces MKIQLIYSYDGSKFQGSQTQPHENGVEDELSRALAHVGIFEKIVSSSRTDKNVHAINQSSSVICGDHFKNFEHLKELINRHAHPNIHIKRINLVDENFQARFDAVARSYRYIIDHGEFDVFSSNYKVFLPKFDIKKANEILSNFVGEHDFSSYMKTGSDTKSPVREIFKAFCYEYKNQTIIVFKANGFLRAQVRLMIANLLKALSIKNGGELINASLNGHLALTRIPAPAEGLYLNRVFYKFN; encoded by the coding sequence ATGAAAATCCAATTAATTTATAGCTACGATGGCTCCAAATTTCAAGGCTCACAAACTCAGCCGCATGAAAATGGCGTAGAAGATGAGCTTTCGCGTGCTCTAGCTCACGTTGGAATATTTGAAAAAATAGTCTCTAGCTCACGTACGGACAAAAACGTCCATGCGATCAATCAAAGCTCAAGCGTAATTTGTGGCGATCATTTTAAAAATTTTGAACACTTAAAAGAGCTAATCAACCGCCATGCCCACCCAAATATTCATATAAAACGTATAAATTTAGTTGATGAAAATTTTCAAGCAAGATTTGACGCCGTAGCAAGGTCTTATAGATACATTATAGATCATGGAGAGTTTGATGTTTTTAGCTCAAACTATAAAGTCTTTTTGCCAAAATTTGATATCAAAAAAGCAAATGAAATTTTATCTAATTTTGTTGGCGAGCATGATTTTAGCTCCTATATGAAAACAGGAAGTGACACAAAAAGCCCGGTGCGAGAAATTTTTAAGGCATTTTGTTATGAATACAAAAATCAAACTATCATAGTTTTTAAAGCTAATGGCTTTTTGCGCGCCCAAGTACGGCTTATGATTGCAAATCTACTTAAAGCTTTAAGTATAAAAAATGGCGGTGAGCTCATCAATGCTTCGCTTAATGGACACCTTGCCTTAACTCGTATCCCAGCTCCAGCTGAAGGACTTTATCTAAATAGAGTTTTTTATAAATTTAACTAG
- a CDS encoding helix-hairpin-helix domain-containing protein, with protein MKKIIFSLLAAASTLLAAINLNTATKEELMSLDGIGSSKADAIIEYRKANKFNSIEDIKNVNGIGDKTFENLKSDISVSGTTKIDDTKSKIKSKKNEIKEKASKKSDEVKEKKDSAKDNSIKEIKDKKEKLKDKAEKKSKSKKEKSKE; from the coding sequence ATGAAAAAGATTATATTCTCACTATTAGCAGCAGCTTCTACATTACTAGCAGCCATAAATTTAAACACCGCCACAAAAGAAGAGTTAATGAGCTTAGATGGTATAGGTTCTTCAAAGGCAGATGCAATAATAGAGTATAGAAAAGCGAATAAATTTAACTCAATAGAAGACATAAAAAATGTAAATGGTATAGGTGATAAGACATTTGAAAATCTAAAATCAGATATATCAGTATCAGGCACTACAAAGATAGATGACACAAAATCAAAAATAAAATCTAAAAAAAATGAGATAAAAGAAAAAGCAAGTAAAAAGAGTGATGAAGTAAAAGAGAAAAAAGATAGTGCAAAAGATAATAGTATAAAAGAGATAAAAGATAAGAAAGAAAAGCTAAAAGATAAAGCAGAGAAAAAGAGTAAATCTAAAAAAGAGAAAAGCAAAGAGTAA